A stretch of Dietzia lutea DNA encodes these proteins:
- a CDS encoding DUF3099 domain-containing protein produces MAPDFRRQRSGERDDTSRPVLITGARESYRDELAARKKRYFVLMSVRIPALLLAAGSLSLWNNPWIALAIVAGSIPIPWIAVIGANDRPPLPKGQARTYTAGSLPSNTPYALPSSLTGAANGTRPDAETGSGRAIGPAAGPGAAGHGGDPRDRTDGGPGSPRTDGGDPRGRTDRGPDSPGSESPRSHPTPDESDTDQ; encoded by the coding sequence ATGGCACCCGACTTCCGCCGTCAGCGATCCGGCGAACGGGACGACACCTCGAGACCCGTGCTCATCACGGGCGCGCGGGAATCCTACCGGGACGAGCTCGCGGCCCGGAAGAAGCGCTACTTCGTGCTGATGAGCGTGCGGATCCCCGCGCTGCTCCTGGCCGCGGGGTCGCTCTCCCTCTGGAACAACCCGTGGATCGCGTTGGCGATCGTGGCGGGGTCCATCCCGATCCCGTGGATCGCGGTCATCGGGGCCAACGACCGGCCGCCCCTGCCCAAGGGACAGGCCCGGACGTACACGGCCGGGAGCCTTCCCTCGAACACCCCGTACGCGTTGCCGTCCAGCCTCACCGGCGCCGCGAACGGCACCCGCCCGGACGCCGAGACGGGGAGCGGCCGGGCGATCGGCCCGGCCGCGGGCCCCGGTGCGGCCGGCCACGGCGGCGACCCCCGCGACCGGACCGACGGCGGGCCCGGCTCGCCCCGGACCGACGGCGGCGACCCCCGCGGCCGGACCGACCGTGGGCCCGACTCCCCCGGCTCCGAGTCCCCCCGCAGCCACCCCACCCCTGACGAGAGCGACACCGACCAGTGA
- a CDS encoding DUF3039 domain-containing protein, producing the protein MSTTRTKTLERPEVTTTEETQDDAPKFFHYVDKSKIAESAVMGTYVIALCGEVFPVTRSAKPGSPVCPECKRVYETLKPGE; encoded by the coding sequence GTGAGCACCACCCGGACCAAGACACTCGAGCGCCCCGAGGTCACGACGACCGAGGAGACGCAGGACGACGCGCCCAAGTTCTTCCACTACGTGGACAAGAGCAAGATCGCCGAGAGCGCGGTCATGGGCACCTACGTGATCGCCCTGTGTGGTGAGGTCTTCCCGGTCACCCGCTCCGCCAAGCCCGGTTCGCCGGTGTGCCCGGAGTGCAAGCGCGTCTACGAGACCCTGAAGCCTGGTGAGTGA
- a CDS encoding DEAD/DEAH box helicase, producing the protein MARPKDFLAVATPGAGKTTFGLRVASELLADRTVDAITVVAPTEHLKYQWAASAARSGIALDPEYSNTSGALAPEYHGVVVTYAQVAAHPFKHRERTASRRTLVILDEIHHGGEAKSWGDAIREAFEDAERRLSLTGTPFRSDDSPIPFVTYEPDGQGHQRSKADHSYGYADALADGVVRPVVFLAYSGEARWRSNAGEEFSARLGEPLSADQMSRAWRVALDPHGDWMPAVLQAAHTRLRQIRAGGVPDAGGLVIATDQERARDYAALLTEITGTPPTLVLSDDPTASSRIGTFSDSTDEWMVAVRMVSEGVDVPRLCVGVYATSASTPLYFAQAIGRFVRSRRPGETASVFLPSVPVLLQLASQMEAQRDHVLGQPHREEGLEDQLLAQANQQQDENTEDEEDRGYISLGADAELDQIVYEGSSYGTATFAGSEEEADYIGLPGLLGADDVKALLRQREKEQIKRASADSSSGPGAVAVVGADPSVAGTTLPGNAAGPGAHAGAAADRVASAAELKDLRRQLNTLVSVYSGRLGKSHGAIHAQLRSACGGPPVPMASAEQIRERISLLRSW; encoded by the coding sequence ATGGCGCGGCCGAAGGACTTCCTGGCCGTGGCCACGCCGGGCGCCGGTAAGACGACCTTCGGTCTGCGGGTCGCCTCCGAGCTCCTCGCCGACCGCACCGTCGACGCCATCACCGTCGTCGCCCCCACCGAGCACCTCAAGTACCAGTGGGCCGCGTCGGCCGCGCGATCCGGCATCGCGCTCGACCCCGAGTACTCCAACACCTCCGGCGCCCTGGCTCCCGAGTACCACGGCGTGGTCGTGACCTACGCCCAGGTGGCCGCGCACCCGTTCAAGCACCGCGAACGCACCGCCTCGCGACGGACCCTGGTGATCCTCGACGAGATCCACCACGGTGGCGAGGCGAAGAGCTGGGGCGACGCCATCCGCGAGGCGTTCGAGGACGCCGAGCGGCGCCTGTCGCTGACGGGTACGCCCTTCCGCTCGGACGACAGCCCGATCCCGTTCGTCACCTACGAACCCGACGGGCAGGGCCACCAGCGCTCCAAGGCCGACCACTCGTACGGCTACGCCGACGCCCTGGCCGACGGCGTCGTCCGGCCCGTCGTCTTCCTCGCCTACTCGGGCGAGGCCCGCTGGCGGAGCAACGCCGGCGAGGAGTTCTCCGCCCGCCTCGGCGAGCCCCTCAGTGCCGACCAGATGTCCCGCGCCTGGCGCGTCGCTCTGGATCCGCACGGCGACTGGATGCCGGCCGTCCTGCAGGCCGCCCACACGCGCCTGCGGCAGATCCGTGCGGGTGGGGTGCCCGACGCCGGCGGCCTGGTGATCGCCACCGACCAGGAACGGGCGCGCGACTACGCGGCCCTGCTCACCGAGATCACGGGCACGCCGCCGACGCTGGTCCTGTCCGACGACCCCACGGCCTCCAGCAGGATCGGCACCTTCTCCGACTCCACCGACGAGTGGATGGTCGCCGTGAGGATGGTGTCCGAGGGCGTCGACGTGCCGCGGCTGTGCGTGGGCGTCTACGCCACCAGCGCCTCCACGCCCCTCTACTTCGCGCAGGCCATCGGCCGGTTCGTGCGCTCCCGCCGGCCCGGGGAGACCGCCTCGGTGTTCCTGCCGTCCGTGCCGGTGCTCCTGCAGCTGGCCTCGCAGATGGAGGCCCAGCGCGACCACGTCCTGGGCCAGCCGCACCGGGAGGAGGGGCTGGAGGACCAGCTTCTCGCCCAGGCGAATCAGCAGCAGGACGAGAACACCGAGGACGAGGAGGACCGGGGTTACATCTCCCTCGGCGCCGACGCGGAACTCGACCAGATCGTGTACGAGGGGTCCTCCTACGGGACCGCCACCTTCGCCGGCAGCGAGGAGGAGGCCGACTACATCGGCCTGCCCGGGCTGTTGGGCGCCGACGACGTCAAGGCGCTCCTGCGGCAGCGGGAGAAGGAGCAGATCAAGCGCGCGTCCGCCGACTCGTCCTCCGGACCCGGGGCGGTGGCGGTGGTGGGTGCCGACCCGTCGGTGGCCGGCACGACGCTCCCGGGCAACGCGGCCGGCCCCGGCGCCCACGCCGGAGCGGCCGCGGACCGGGTGGCCTCCGCCGCCGAACTCAAGGATCTGCGGCGCCAGCTCAACACCCTGGTGTCGGTGTACTCCGGCCGCCTGGGCAAGTCGCACGGCGCGATCCACGCCCAGTTGCGCAGCGCGTGCGGAGGGCCGCCCGTGCCGATGGCCTCCGCCGAGCAGATCCGCGAACGGATCAGCCTGCTCCGGAGCTGGTGA
- the ppgK gene encoding polyphosphate--glucose phosphotransferase, whose protein sequence is MSSPSPLSAVPPTETPTGLGVDVGGTGVKVGLVDLARGELIGDRLVRPTPRPATPDAVAALIREMAAEFDWRGPVGVALPSVIHEGVARIAHNIDHSWIGCDVVDLFDRHLPGRTVLMLNDADAAGLTEVHYGAGEGVDGLVILLTFGTGIGSALLLDGRLLPNTEFGHLMLEDIAGRGFDEAEHLASASVRARDGLSFEEWAPHVSNVLRAIEDLLWPRAFVLGGGVSEAADQWFPLLQNRTPVRAAVRLNDAGIIGAALYAAGHSGVLDLGRVLPDVSV, encoded by the coding sequence ATGTCCAGCCCCTCGCCCCTCTCCGCCGTCCCACCGACGGAGACGCCGACCGGACTCGGCGTGGACGTCGGCGGCACCGGCGTCAAGGTGGGGCTCGTCGACCTCGCGCGCGGCGAACTCATCGGCGACCGGCTCGTCCGCCCCACGCCCCGCCCTGCCACCCCCGACGCCGTCGCCGCGCTCATCCGCGAGATGGCCGCCGAGTTCGACTGGCGCGGCCCGGTGGGCGTCGCCCTCCCGAGCGTCATCCACGAGGGCGTGGCGCGCATCGCGCACAACATCGACCACTCCTGGATCGGCTGCGACGTCGTCGACCTCTTCGACCGTCATCTTCCGGGCCGCACCGTCCTCATGCTCAACGACGCCGACGCCGCCGGCCTCACCGAGGTCCACTACGGCGCCGGTGAGGGCGTCGACGGACTGGTCATCCTGCTGACCTTCGGCACCGGTATCGGCTCCGCCCTCCTACTGGACGGCCGGCTGCTGCCCAACACCGAGTTCGGCCACCTGATGCTCGAGGACATCGCCGGGCGCGGATTCGACGAGGCCGAGCACCTGGCCTCCGCCTCCGTCCGCGCCCGCGACGGACTGAGCTTCGAGGAATGGGCCCCGCACGTGTCCAACGTCCTGCGCGCCATCGAGGACCTCCTCTGGCCCCGCGCCTTCGTCCTGGGCGGCGGCGTCAGCGAGGCCGCCGACCAGTGGTTCCCCCTGCTGCAGAACCGCACCCCCGTCCGCGCGGCCGTCAGGCTCAACGACGCCGGGATCATCGGCGCCGCCCTCTACGCCGCAGGTCACTCGGGAGTGCTCGACCTCGGGCGGGTGCTGCCCGACGTAAGCGTCTGA
- a CDS encoding inositol monophosphatase family protein has protein sequence MTSSGATEAAGRTGPGLVDGLRELAESLAVSGGDVARRMLAEFDSQGLGSRSKSSETDPVTVIDTSVEEHLRREVAAARPGDTVLGEEGGEAAGETADDPAGTPEGGDAAGAREPRVRWVVDPVDGTVNLLYGIPFTAVSVAAEVDDVVVAGAVHNIVTRETWSAGSDRGATLREADGTTTTLRVSDCADLSLALVGTGFAYDAGMRAEQGRVVAELLPRVRDIRRCGSAALDLCMLAAGRLDAYYERGLKPWDHAAGALIAAEAGAVVAVSDDDAVPTTGAAPGVVEEFLAVVSN, from the coding sequence ATGACGTCCAGCGGAGCAACAGAGGCGGCCGGCCGGACCGGCCCGGGGCTCGTCGACGGGCTACGGGAGCTGGCCGAGAGTCTGGCGGTGTCGGGCGGTGACGTGGCCCGGCGGATGCTGGCTGAATTCGACTCGCAGGGGCTGGGCTCGCGGTCCAAGTCGTCGGAGACCGATCCGGTGACCGTCATCGACACCTCGGTGGAGGAGCACCTGCGGCGGGAGGTCGCGGCCGCCCGCCCGGGGGACACGGTCCTCGGTGAGGAGGGCGGGGAGGCCGCGGGCGAGACCGCGGATGATCCGGCGGGCACACCGGAGGGCGGGGACGCCGCCGGCGCGCGCGAGCCGCGGGTCCGGTGGGTCGTCGACCCCGTCGACGGGACGGTCAACCTGCTGTACGGCATCCCGTTCACGGCGGTGTCGGTGGCCGCGGAGGTGGACGACGTCGTGGTCGCGGGGGCGGTCCACAACATCGTCACGCGGGAGACCTGGAGCGCGGGGTCCGACCGGGGCGCGACTCTGAGGGAGGCGGACGGCACCACGACGACGCTGCGCGTGTCGGACTGCGCGGACCTGTCGCTCGCCCTGGTCGGCACCGGGTTCGCCTACGACGCGGGGATGCGGGCGGAGCAGGGCCGAGTGGTGGCCGAGCTGCTCCCGCGGGTACGCGACATCCGCAGGTGCGGGTCCGCGGCGTTAGATCTGTGCATGCTGGCCGCCGGCCGGCTGGATGCCTACTACGAGCGCGGGCTCAAGCCGTGGGACCACGCGGCGGGCGCGCTGATCGCGGCCGAGGCCGGGGCGGTGGTGGCGGTGTCGGACGACGACGCCGTGCCCACCACCGGTGCCGCGCCAGGTGTGGTGGAGGAGTTCCTCGCGGTGGTCAGCAACTGA
- the cei gene encoding envelope integrity protein Cei: protein MVVHLSTQATPSPTPARGLFRLRTPYVLFVIVALILGALVWAAALRGDDAATQAVACPLPPAAEEEGLEEESVDALDQVEPALLTDTRIRVLNANGQSGQAGAVAAELAERGFQPAGSDAIGNDPVYGQALECHGQIRYGDAGRAAARSLSLAAPCMQLVTDGRTDGTVDLALGTTFSRLSDSTAAVGALDELKVGRQPISAELDAARAVSC from the coding sequence ATGGTCGTCCACCTCAGCACCCAGGCGACACCGAGCCCGACCCCCGCGCGGGGGTTGTTCCGCCTCCGCACCCCCTACGTCCTGTTCGTCATCGTGGCGCTCATTCTCGGGGCGCTCGTCTGGGCCGCGGCACTGCGCGGAGACGACGCCGCCACACAGGCCGTCGCCTGCCCGCTGCCGCCGGCGGCGGAGGAGGAGGGCCTCGAGGAGGAGTCCGTGGACGCCCTCGATCAGGTCGAGCCGGCGCTGCTCACCGACACCCGCATCCGGGTGCTCAACGCGAACGGCCAGAGCGGACAGGCCGGTGCCGTCGCCGCCGAGCTGGCCGAGCGCGGATTCCAACCGGCGGGCTCGGACGCGATCGGCAACGACCCGGTCTACGGGCAGGCCCTCGAGTGCCACGGACAGATCCGCTACGGCGACGCGGGCCGGGCGGCCGCGCGCTCGCTCTCCCTCGCCGCGCCGTGCATGCAGCTGGTGACCGACGGCCGCACCGACGGCACCGTCGACCTGGCGCTCGGCACGACGTTCTCCCGCCTGTCCGACTCCACCGCCGCCGTCGGCGCGCTCGACGAGCTCAAGGTGGGGCGCCAGCCCATCTCCGCCGAGCTCGATGCCGCGCGCGCCGTCAGTTGCTGA